The following coding sequences lie in one Gorilla gorilla gorilla isolate KB3781 chromosome 5, NHGRI_mGorGor1-v2.1_pri, whole genome shotgun sequence genomic window:
- the FOXO3 gene encoding forkhead box protein O3 isoform X2 gives MKQYGSVSLGRFLEDPMGGNPGQNSIRHNLSLHSRFMRVQNEGTGKSSWWIINPDGGKSGKAPRRRAVSMDNSNKYTKSRGRAAKKKAALQTAPESADDSPSQLSKWPGSPTSRSSDELDAWTDFRSRTNSNASTVSGRLSPIMASTELDEVQDDDAPLSPMLYSSSASLSPSVSKPCTVELPRLTDMAGTMNLNDGLTENLMDDLLDNITLPPSQPSPTGGLMQRSSSFPYTTKGSGLGSPTSTFNSTVFGPSSLNSLRQSPMQTIQENKPATFSSMSHYGNQTLQDLLTSDSLSHSDVMMTQSDPLMSQASTAVSAQNSRRNVMLRNDPMMSFAAQPNQGSLVNQNLLHHQHQTQGALGGSRALSNSVSNMGLSESSSLGSAKHQQQSPVSQSMQTLSDSLSGSSLYSTSANLPVMGHEKFPSDLDLDMFNGSLECDMESIIRSELMDADGLDFNFDSLISTQNVVGLNVGNFTGAKQASSQSWVPG, from the coding sequence AACTCCATCCGGCACAACCTGTCACTGCATAGTCGATTCATGCGGGTCCAGAATGAGGGAACTGGCAAGAGCTCTTGGTGGATCATCAACCCTGATGGGGGGAAGAGCGGAAAAGCCCCCCGGCGGCGGGCTGTCTCCATGGACAATAGCAACAAGTATACCAAGAGCCGTGGCCGCGCAGCCAAGAAGAAGGCAGCCCTGCAGACAGCCCCCGAATCAGCTGATGACAGTCCCTCCCAGCTCTCCAAGTGGCCTGGCAGCCCCACGTCACGCAGCAGTGATGAGCTGGATGCGTGGACGGACTTCCGTTCACGCACCAATTCTAACGCCAGCACAGTCAGTGGCCGCCTGTCGCCCATCATGGCAAGCACAGAGTTGGATGAAGTCCAGGACGACGATGCGCCTCTCTCGCCCATGCTCTACAGCAGCTCAGCCAGCCTTTCACCTTCAGTAAGCAAGCCGTGCACGGTGGAACTGCCACGGCTGACTGATATGGCAGGCACCATGAATCTGAATGATGGGCTGACTGAAAACCTCATGGACGACCTGCTGGATAACATCACACTCCCGCCATCCCAGCCATCGCCCACTGGGGGACTCATGCAGCGGAGCTCTAGCTTCCCGTATACCACCAAGGGCTCGGGCCTGGGCTCCCCAACCAGCACCTTTAACAGCACGGTGTTTGGACCTTCATCTCTGAACTCCCTACGCCAGTCTCCCATGCAGACCATCCAAGAGAATAAGCCAGCTACCTTCTCTTCCATGTCACACTATGGTAACCAGACACTCCAGGACCTGCTCACTTCGGACTCACTTAGCCACAGCGATGTCATGATGACACAGTCGGACCCCTTGATGTCTCAGGCCAGCACCGCTGTGTCTGCCCAGAATTCCCGCCGGAACGTGATGCTTCGCAATGATCCGATGATGTCCTTTGCTGCCCAGCCTAACCAGGGAAGTTTGGTCAATCAGAACTTGCTCCACCACCAGCACCAAACCCAGGGCGCTCTTGGTGGCAGCCGTGCCTTGTCGAATTCTGTCAGCAACATGGGCTTGAGTGAGTCCAGCAGCCTTGGGTCAGCCAAACACCAGCAGCAGTCTCCTGTCAGCCAGTCTATGCAAACCCTCTCGGACTCTCTCTCAGGCTCCTCCTTGTACTCAACTAGTGCAAACCTGCCCGTCATGGGCCATGAGAAGTTCCCCAGCGACTTGGACCTGGACATGTTCAATGGGAGCTTGGAATGTGACATGGAGTCCATTATCCGTAGTGAACTCATGGATGCTGATGGGTTGGATTTTAACTTTGATTCCCTCATCTCCACACAGAATGTTGTTGGTTTGAACGTGGGGAACTTCACTGGTGCTAAGCAGGCCTCATCTCAGAGCTGGGTGCCAGGCTGA
- the FOXO3 gene encoding forkhead box protein O3 isoform X3 yields MRVQNEGTGKSSWWIINPDGGKSGKAPRRRAVSMDNSNKYTKSRGRAAKKKAALQTAPESADDSPSQLSKWPGSPTSRSSDELDAWTDFRSRTNSNASTVSGRLSPIMASTELDEVQDDDAPLSPMLYSSSASLSPSVSKPCTVELPRLTDMAGTMNLNDGLTENLMDDLLDNITLPPSQPSPTGGLMQRSSSFPYTTKGSGLGSPTSTFNSTVFGPSSLNSLRQSPMQTIQENKPATFSSMSHYGNQTLQDLLTSDSLSHSDVMMTQSDPLMSQASTAVSAQNSRRNVMLRNDPMMSFAAQPNQGSLVNQNLLHHQHQTQGALGGSRALSNSVSNMGLSESSSLGSAKHQQQSPVSQSMQTLSDSLSGSSLYSTSANLPVMGHEKFPSDLDLDMFNGSLECDMESIIRSELMDADGLDFNFDSLISTQNVVGLNVGNFTGAKQASSQSWVPG; encoded by the coding sequence ATGCGGGTCCAGAATGAGGGAACTGGCAAGAGCTCTTGGTGGATCATCAACCCTGATGGGGGGAAGAGCGGAAAAGCCCCCCGGCGGCGGGCTGTCTCCATGGACAATAGCAACAAGTATACCAAGAGCCGTGGCCGCGCAGCCAAGAAGAAGGCAGCCCTGCAGACAGCCCCCGAATCAGCTGATGACAGTCCCTCCCAGCTCTCCAAGTGGCCTGGCAGCCCCACGTCACGCAGCAGTGATGAGCTGGATGCGTGGACGGACTTCCGTTCACGCACCAATTCTAACGCCAGCACAGTCAGTGGCCGCCTGTCGCCCATCATGGCAAGCACAGAGTTGGATGAAGTCCAGGACGACGATGCGCCTCTCTCGCCCATGCTCTACAGCAGCTCAGCCAGCCTTTCACCTTCAGTAAGCAAGCCGTGCACGGTGGAACTGCCACGGCTGACTGATATGGCAGGCACCATGAATCTGAATGATGGGCTGACTGAAAACCTCATGGACGACCTGCTGGATAACATCACACTCCCGCCATCCCAGCCATCGCCCACTGGGGGACTCATGCAGCGGAGCTCTAGCTTCCCGTATACCACCAAGGGCTCGGGCCTGGGCTCCCCAACCAGCACCTTTAACAGCACGGTGTTTGGACCTTCATCTCTGAACTCCCTACGCCAGTCTCCCATGCAGACCATCCAAGAGAATAAGCCAGCTACCTTCTCTTCCATGTCACACTATGGTAACCAGACACTCCAGGACCTGCTCACTTCGGACTCACTTAGCCACAGCGATGTCATGATGACACAGTCGGACCCCTTGATGTCTCAGGCCAGCACCGCTGTGTCTGCCCAGAATTCCCGCCGGAACGTGATGCTTCGCAATGATCCGATGATGTCCTTTGCTGCCCAGCCTAACCAGGGAAGTTTGGTCAATCAGAACTTGCTCCACCACCAGCACCAAACCCAGGGCGCTCTTGGTGGCAGCCGTGCCTTGTCGAATTCTGTCAGCAACATGGGCTTGAGTGAGTCCAGCAGCCTTGGGTCAGCCAAACACCAGCAGCAGTCTCCTGTCAGCCAGTCTATGCAAACCCTCTCGGACTCTCTCTCAGGCTCCTCCTTGTACTCAACTAGTGCAAACCTGCCCGTCATGGGCCATGAGAAGTTCCCCAGCGACTTGGACCTGGACATGTTCAATGGGAGCTTGGAATGTGACATGGAGTCCATTATCCGTAGTGAACTCATGGATGCTGATGGGTTGGATTTTAACTTTGATTCCCTCATCTCCACACAGAATGTTGTTGGTTTGAACGTGGGGAACTTCACTGGTGCTAAGCAGGCCTCATCTCAGAGCTGGGTGCCAGGCTGA